Sequence from the Macaca thibetana thibetana isolate TM-01 chromosome 20, ASM2454274v1, whole genome shotgun sequence genome:
AGCCAGCCAGGAGTGTGAACAAGATCACCCCACAGGCCCAGCTGGGAAAGAGACTGGAGTCAGGCGGGACTGGGTGACAGGCAGACCCGGCAAAGGACAGCAAGcacaggagggagagggagaccaGGAACTCACAGGTCGACCTCCTTGCCGTAGCCTGGGTGGGTTTCATCCATGGAGCATTTAAGGATCTCTGGCGCTAGATACCCTGGGGTCCCACACAACTCTGGGGAGAGAGGACCAAGATTGAGGGGATGCCACCAGCCCCTCCAGGGCCCCTAGCACTGGATCTCTGCTGAAGCCTCCTCAACGCCACCAGGACTACCAGTGTTCCCatcctcctcctgcctgccttctGCCAAGTCTCCGCTGAGGCACTATCCCTGCTCAACAGTTCAGATACCCATCATGGCTCCTGGTGGTCTTCCTAGGAAAACCTGGGTTTTGGATTGATTTCAAGGTCCTTGTTCCACCATATCATTTGCCTCCTCCAACCCTACCTACCCACTATCCAAGTCAACCTATCTACTCCTCACAACTTGTTACCttagttttatatatatcataaagCATATGGAAAgattatgtatttttacatacatcacaatacatatgtaaaaaaaattttctgcatTCCTATCTGCCCAAACCTTTCTCCTCCTATAACCTCCAACCATCACTCAACCCAAGGGGAACAAGCGGAGATAtggaatttcttttgttttttcttttttttttttgggagatggagtcttgccctgtcgcctaGTCTGgtgtacaatggcatgatctcagctcaatgcaacctccgcctcccaagttcaagcgattctcctgtctcagtctcctgagtagctgggattacaggtgcgtgccaccacacctggctaattttttgtctttttagtagagacggggtttcaccatgttggccagactggtcttgaactcctgacctcgtgatccacccgcctcgggctctcaaagtgttgggattacaggtgtgagccactgcaccctgtaAGCTATGGGATTTCTTAAAGCACATAGTGGGTAAGTCCCTTGTTTAAAACCCTTCCCTGATTCCACATCATGACACATGATCAAATCTACAGTTCTAAAGCCCAGAGCCCTCCAAAACTTTATGCaagtctgtatttttatatttatttatttttagagacagggtcactatgtcacacaggctggagtgtggtggcactatcacagctcattgcagccttgggctcctaggctcaagtgatcctcctccttcagtctcccaagtagctgaggtgacagatgcgtgccaccatgcttggctcaagtttgtatttttagtttttttccaccACTCGGGCACCAATTCTTCCAGTAATTTCTGAACTATGTTCCATGGCACACTTCCAGGAGATTTTAACAGCCCCGAATTGAAACTGACTTTCTTGGGAAATTCATTCCTatatcaagtatttattgaatgccagtGGCATTGATTTGCCAAGTGGCAAATGAGATGTGTCCTTAGCGAGCTCACTGTCTACCTGAAGGCAAGCGGGAAGTAACAATAGAGTAAGAGGTGTTGTAAATGAAGAAGATAGGAGAACAAAAAGCAAAGGGACCTAAGCTGCCCTGGAGGTGTAAAGTGAAACTTGAATTACCCAAGCCAAGAAGAGGATGCAGTGGGCACAGGCAAAGATGATTCCAGAAAGGGGAAAAGTACATGTGGAAGCCCAAAGAGTTTTAAAGCACAACATCCACCAGACATGTAAGCTCACAGGTTAAGAGTATGAAATTTGAAGTCAGACTGTCCAAGTTCAGTCCTGGCATTAGGAACCTGGAGAAGTCATCTCACCTCTTTGAGCCCTTCTgtaaaaacagagacacaaataCTATCTGTCACACAGGGCTGTGGAGAGGATTTAGGGGAATAAGCCATATAAAGATTGGtgccggccaggcacagtgctcatgcctgtaatcccagcactttgggaggccggggcgggaggatcacttgaggtcaggagttcgagaccagcctggccaacattgtgaaactccatttctactaaaaatacaaaaatgaggccgggcgcggtggctcaagcctgtaatcccagcactttgggaggccgagacgggcggatcactaggtcaggaaatcgagaccatcctggctaacagggtgaaaccccgtctctactaaaaaatacaaaaaaaaaaaaaatacaaaaatgagccaggcatggtggtgggcacctgtaatcccaactactcgggaggctgaggcagaatagcttgaacccaggaggtggagactgcggTGAGcgaagatcatgccgctgcaccccagcctgggtgacagagcaagactctgtctcaaaaaagaaaaaaaaagactgataccTGCCTCATAGGTGAATGCCCAGTAAACGGTAGCTTTTCATAAGTCTAGTGCAAAGCCATTGAGGGAGAGAGTCAGTGGCAGACTAAAGGCTCTGAAGAATCCCACAGGtgaattttatttgaagtttccCATTTGCAGTAGAAATATTACTGTCCCGACAAATGTATTCACATCAGGTGAACCTGAGGCCTAGGACCCAGGTGGGAAGTGCAGTCTGGACACATCACATCAGGCTCCCGTGGTCCTGCACTCCAGACCCCAAACATGTGGCTGAGCATGACTCTGCCCTGCTCCCTTTTTTACCTCTTCTGTGGGACTCAGGCTGAATTGGGGTTCCTTCCTCTGGGCTCCTCTGGCATGGCCCTCTGCCCACCGTGCACCACTGTCTGTCAGCCCACTTGTCTGTCTCCATTCTCCCCAGGTCAGAATGCCCACTCTGAGGTAAACACAGGTTTTGCGCCCACAGGGTAATTGGCAAGTACCCAATGACTTCTCCCTTTTTCTTGGCACCAGGGACTTGGTACTCAGACCCAGCCAACCAATCTCATCAGGCCTGGGTCTCCCCTCCCAAGCCTATAAGGACACTAGATCCCCTCACCTCGAAGGTTCTCGCCAGGTTCCAAGTGGCAGGAGAACCCGAAATCTGAAAGTCGGATCTGCATATTGTCATCTAGGAGAATATTCTCGGGCTTCAGATCTCGATGCACAATGTTGTTGGCATGGAGAAAGCTCACTGCTTCCAGCAGAGACCGCATGATGGACCTGAGGGAAGGGAAGGCGGGTGCAGTCTCCTCCTTGGCTCCTCCCTGCCCTGTCCCACCCCCTGCTCACCCCTGGGGCTGCAGGCTCAACCCTTACCTGGTTTCCTTTTCTGAGAGGGCTACCTTCTCTGTGAGATAGTCAAACAGCTCTCCCTTCCGCATCCTAAGGGAAGGAGGGGCATAGGAGGCAGCTGCACCCCACATTGGGGGTTGAGAAAACAGACCAGTGCTCATACAAAATATCATGGAAGAGGCCACTAAAGATAGATTCCTCTGCGGACAAACCAAAGGGTCTAGAGACACAGCACTCCAACAAGGCAGTTTGGCCTGGTGTGTTGGCAGCTGAAATACCTGCATTATGCCATGATGGCAATTATAGCAAAAATAAGAGACTTCTTGTGGCAATATAATTTATAGGAGTTTCTTGTTGTTTGAGAATAACTATGCCTGAAAAAGGCCTCTCAAAGtgaatctataaagaaaatggaccaaaatttcagtttttttgtggCACAAAGGTTGAATAGGAcctgattttgaaattttgtctttaaaagctGAGGTTAtgattatgtgtcaattaaaaataatattttcaaaattgagtTATACTTGCAACTCTGCATCAGTCCTCAAAGTAACTTATCAGGTACTGTTTTGGGGAGTGTAGTCACTCTGCACAGCTGGAGGATGGCATAATAGACATCCTTATGTCCCCTCTCACTTTTGCAGAGggctatttctgtaaaaatatgGAAGCCTTCATGAATTTTTTCCAAGGGCCTCTCTTAAATCTTTGGAATTCAAATCATTCTCTTTTGAAATACCTTTGCAATTAGTTTACATTATACCATGTAACATCTGACATTCAGATTCTGACCAGAAAAAGAACAGATGGGCAGAGACAGACACCAGAGTAGTTAGTGTGTTAAGCAGCACGAGAGGCTGATGAGCAaggatctattttctttttctttttcttttttttgagacggagtctcgctctgtcgcccaggctggagtgcggtggcgcgatctctgctcactgcaagctccgcatcccaggttcgcgccattctcctgcctcagcctcctgagtagctaggactgcaggtgcctgctaccactcctagctaatgttttttttgtatttttagtagagatggggtttcactgtgttagccaggatggtctcgatctcctgaccttgtgatccgcccgcctcggcctcccaaagtgctgggattacaggtgtgagccaccgcgcccagctgcaaGGATCTATTTTCTAAGTGGTCAGTCCACtgctgaacactttttttttttttttggagataagagtctcgctctgtcacccaggctggagtgcaatggcacgatctcggctcactgcaacctccacctcccgggttcaagtgattctcctgcttcagcctcccagttagctgggattacaggcacccaccaccatgcctggctaattttttgtattttagtagagacggggtttcatcatgttggccaggatggtctcgatctcctgacctcatgatccgcccacctcggcctcccaaagttctgggattacaggcgtgagccactgcacccggccacaatctgttcaggccgggcgcggtggctcacacctgtaatcccagcactttcggaggccgaggtgggcggatcatgaggtcaggagatagagaccatcctggctaacatggtgaaaccccgtctctactaaaaaaatacaaaaatgagccgggcatggtggcaggcgcctatagtcccagttactcgggaggctgacacaggagaatcgcaatagcatgatctcggctcactgcagcctctgcttctcgggttcaagcgattctcctgcctcagcctcccgagtagatgggcttacaggcatgcaccaccacacctggctaatttttgtatttttagtagagatggggtttcaccatgttggccaggctggtcttgaactcctgacctcaggtgatccacccgcctcagcctcccaaaatgctaggattacaggaataagccaccacgcctggctggtcaCTATTACTTTTAAAGAATTTGCCTTAATGATGGCACCGAGGGAGAAGGCCAGAGCCATGGGCTAGGAGGCATGCCCAGGTGATAGACAGCCCCAGCTGGAGCAGGAAGGTGTGAGCAGGGTGGGTCCAGCCCACTGAGCAGCAAATGCTGGGCCATAcatggaggtggggaggtggctTCTCAGATGGTGGCAGGGAGATACTCACAGGTCAAACACCAGGAACATGAAGCTAGAAGACTCGTAGGAATCGATGAGGGTGactagggagagaggaagagaggcagagagacagagatggaaaggAGTTGGATACACATTGATGGGGCTTGGTCACCCTGGGACAGCAGCGGGCTGTTACTGGGAAGAAAGGAGAACCAGAGGAGGCAGTGGGGGCCCAATGGATGGCCACTCTTTAGTGGAATGAAgccaggaggaagggaggagaggcgTGGAGGCAATGTTGGGGGAAGTGGGCTGTGGGCAGGGTCAGCAAGAGGTGGGGGGTCGTCTGCTAACAGGAGCAAGGAAGACAGCCTCACTGATGTGGGGGTGGCCGGCGACCTGGCGAAGGATGTGTGTTTCTCGCCGTGTGGCTTCCCGCACCTCCTCCAGCTGCTCAGGACTCAGTCGCTCAGCTGTCACTTCCATAATCTTCACGGCAAACTCGTGGCCAGTAGCTCGATGAACACAACGGCGGACCACAGAGCTCACTCCTCTGCGAGAGCCAGAAAATAGCACAAGTCAGGGCATCTGTGCTCACATTTCTGCACGGGCTGGGGCTTCAGCATCCTCATGCCCGCTGTGCCAGACCCTGAAGACCCATCTGGATCACAGGGCAACAAGCTTAGGAGCTCACCCTGGCTTCACAGCAGCCTCAGGAACCTGGGTACCCAGCAAGGCACAACACAAAGCTCACAGGGAAGGCAGGTagggcctgggttcaaatccaggctctgccacttcctccaTGGGAAAGCCTAGGCAAGTCCTTCCCACACTGAGCCTCAGCACCTGCTCCTtgaaggaagggggaagaaagaTTTAAGTCTCCCTCCATATTCCACTTGTACTTCCCTGATTACCCCATCCAAATCCCAAAGTTCCCTCAAGTGTAGGAAACTCCAAATAAATATGAAGCCATTGACTAGAAGACCAAAGCTAAGAATCAGACCTTAGAGTAGACCCCAGATTTGCTACCAATTAACCTAAGTGGTCCCCTGACGTAAGGTCCTTGGGCTTCAGCTCCTGCAACTGTGAAATGTAGCCAACAGCATCCTGAAGGGATGTTGAAGGGCATTCATGAGGCACACACAAAGTCCTAGATAAGGATTTCCTTGCTCAAGCTATCACCAACTCCATATGATCCTACACATTCCTCAGACTAAGGAGCAAATCCCTCCAGGATCAGGCCTCAAATTCCATTTCTTATGCTGGTTCCCTCGCTGCCCTTCACAGAGCCTTACTACTATGCTCTGTGGGGCCTCCTGGCCTCACATAACTCACTTGGGAATTCGGTCACCCACATCTAGTTAAATCAAGGGATGTAAACTATTGATCCATAGGCCAAACACAGCCCTCCGATGTGGTACGTTTTGGccagtgcaattttttttttttttaacaaatctgAATTCACACATTATAGGTGGGACATGAATCCTCCACCTTACACAACACTTCCTACTCTGTTACTCTTGGCCACGTCATGGTTTTAATTTCCCGCGCAACCACTAAGGGCATCTGAGTTTGCGGCCATGTTTTAATTATGACCCAGCTTTAACGAGcctctttgagaatctgatgaaagttGTAGACATCTACCACACGcatacatttttatgattttaaagacCCCCCTGAACTCCTACTCATACCTCAAGACCCAGCCCAAAGGTGACTCCTGGGAAACTGTGTTTTTCTGGAATCCCATAACACTTGATACAGACCTCTACCTATCTAGCCTGATGCCTTTTTAACGTTCACGTCACTTCAGGTGGAGTACCTCAAGGGCATAGGTATCTTTTCTACCCTCCCCCTGTTGAACTTTGTGTCTGGCACAGTAGGTGCGTCAACCATCCGTGTGTGTTGAaggcataaatgaatgaatccgTGAAACATATGGGGTTGACCCATGGTTAACAGTCTAGTCACCAGGTGTTCTCCACTTACCACTGATTCTTCCCGTTTAGAACTATTCAGTcatccaggcgcggtggctcacacctgtaatcctagcactttgggaggctgaggctggcagatcacgagttcaggagttcaagaccagcctggccaatatggtgaaacctccgcctctactaaaaatacaaattagccggtgtggtgccGCACGCCTGTAATagcagctactagggaggctgaggcaggagaatcacttgaagccgggaggcagaggttgcagtgagccgagatcgcgccactacactccggcctgggccacGGAGCGacactccgtttcaaaaaaaaaaagaaaaaagaactatcCAGTCCTCTCCTGAAAACCttgacacaaacacacacacacacacacacccctacctctCCAGCCCTCAAACGGAAGCGGGACTGCTGGGGCCCGACCTCTCTGGACCTCCGTTTCCCTGGCCGCGGTCTCACCTGCCGATGACGTCCTTAGGGTCGTACTTCTGGTAAAACTCCTTGGCGGCGGCCCAGTCGGGCAGCTCATCCTCCGGCCCCACGTCCAGCGTCATCCTGAAGGGAGCGGGGGCCTGCGCGGAGGAGGAGGGCAGTGAGGGCAGGGAAGCCCACAGGCTCTGAGACGACCCGCATCGCGGCTCCCGGGGGCGCAGCCCTTGCGGCTGGGGCGCCAGGGtcctggggagtgggggaggggggtaGGGGAAGGACCCGGACTGGGGAGACCCCGCAGAAGAGCCTGGGGGCGGGAGGATGGCAGGGCAGgaaagggagtggggagaggtgCCCAGGAAGCTGGGGGAAGGGGCGCAAGGGCAGGCGGCTGTTGCCGCGCAGGCGCATTCGGGCGGGCGCAGGAAGGGGACGGGGGTCTAGCGCAGGCTCACCCGCTGGGGCAGGCAGAGGAACCAGGGTCGACGCGACCTGCGCTGTCGCCGGGTTCGCCTGCAGTCACTCACCTTAACCTCGGGCAGCAGGCGACGACCCAAGGCTCCGCCTCCATCCTGCCCGCCAATGGCCAGCGCCGCCcgaagactgaggctcagaagcTCTTCCGATTGGAAACCGGCCGCCCAATAGGGGCTGGTGCGGGCGTCGGAGCTCGGCGTGACCTAAGGACGCGACGCGACGCCGGGGCGCGGCTTCAGACACGGCCAATCACCGAGTGGCATCTACGGGCCAGCGGAGGGCGGAGCTTGTTGTCAAGTGGGCTTGGAGGCCTGGAATGGGACCCGGAAATTGAGTTTACTGGGAAACGTGATCGTTGGGTGGCGGGGAAGCAGGACCTTCCCGCGCCTCTAGTTCCCAGACTTGAGCAGGGGAATTCCCTCGGTCTTCTTCAAGCACCCCTAACTGCAttcaccattttctctttttttagacagggtctcgctctgtagcccacgCTGAGGCTGCACTGtagtggcgcgatcatagctcactgcaaccttgaacttcggggctcaagcgatcctcccgcctcggcctcccaaaatgctaggattacaggcttgagccacaacgcccagcaAGCTCTTTTCAATATTAGCAGCCTTGCCCAAAGCGCCTGTCTTGAGTACACTCCAGCCCTTAAAACATTTGGACACATGCAGCTTGGACCCCCAGCTTGGCCTCTTAGTTCGGACTTAGAAGGCCAGAAGCAGCCTTCTCTTTCTATGGCCGCTTCAATCCCTCCTGAATACATCCAAAGCCCTAGCGTTTACTATCTGGGATTGTTTATACACTTTCTCCATCTTCCACCCTCTCCCAAAAGCCTTGTATCACACTGTTCTAAACCCACAAGGTTCTTCTGCCAGGAGCTTTTGCCATCAGTCGCTTCTGCCAGGAGCGACTCAGTGCATAGCTCAGACCTGGCATTCACTAACAAATTTTTATGACCATCTGAGACCTAGGGACTAGACTCAGacaatgaaacacacacacacccctaccttgTGGAGGTTATGTTCCagcaaagaggaaaagaatgaaCTTATCTTCCAACAGCTATCTTAGAAATGACACTTTGGGATTACAATTATATgagggaagaaaaatgaattcaggTAACTTTTTATAGAGTA
This genomic interval carries:
- the LOC126944168 gene encoding phosphorylase b kinase gamma catalytic chain, liver/testis isoform isoform X3, which codes for MTLDVGPEDELPDWAAAKEFYQKYDPKDVIGRGVSSVVRRCVHRATGHEFAVKIMEVTAERLSPEQLEEVREATRRETHILRQVAGHPHIITLIDSYESSSFMFLVFDLMRKGELFDYLTEKVALSEKETRSIMRSLLEAVSFLHANNIVHRDLKPENILLDDNMQIRLSDFGFSCHLEPGENLRELCGTPGYLAPEILKCSMDETHPGYGKEVDLWACGVILFTLLAGSPPFWHRRQILMLRMIMEGQYQFSSPEWDDRSSTVKDLISRLLQVDPEARLTAEQALQHPFFERCEGSQSWNLTPRQRFRVAVWTVLAAGRVALSTHRVRPLTKNALLRDPYALRSVRRLIDNCAFRLYGHWVKKGEQQNRAALFQHRPPGPFPIMGPEEEGDSAAITEDEAVLVLG